The DNA segment GACAAACTGATATCCCTGTTCCTTCAGCCTTGGCAAAATCGTTTTCAAGCTCTCCACACTTGGCTCATATATATCATGAAACAATATGACAATGTTATCATTTTTCGCTCCGGATAAAGCAGCAGAGGTAATACTGGCAGCATTTTTACTAGACCAGTCTCTGGTATCAATATCCCAGAAAGCATATCCCAGATAATTGGCTTTCAGCAGATTCTTGTTCACTGCGCCATACGGTGGACGGAAATACTGCGGTTCATCACCGCAAATAGCATACAGAGCATCCTGTGTCTTATAAACATTTTCCGCAGCTTCAGAAACAGACATATAGCCATGTTTGGAAGCCGCCAGATCCATGGAGTGATCCCAGGAATGATTACCAAGCTCAAAGCCGCGTCTGTGCATATCCTTTACCGTTTCCTTATTTGCCTCTACATTCTGTCCCAGCATAAAGAAGGTGGCCCTACCTTCGTATTGTTCAAATAAATCCATAACCTGTGTGGTATAGGCACTCGGCCCATCATCAAAGGTGAAGGCAATCATCTTTCTGTTAGGATCAACCTTTGGCTGTGCTTTTACCTTTTGGACATCTCCCTGATACAGAGACGGTATGTTTTTATCCTTTAAGCGGATATATTTCTTATACTCCGCAAACGGTATGGAAATGGTATGCTTCTGATCAGGATGCAGCTGTATCTCATTTTTCGTCATGGACAGCGCAGAAAAATCCTGTTTGATTTCTTTTTTCCAGCCCTGCTTTTCCGCAAGTTTCTTAACCAGTACCGGATAGTCCCGGCGCAGTACGTCCTCCAGTGTCAGCTGCTTATCTATTCTCTTATCATACAGAATCCATGTTGTCCTTGTATCCTTTGGTGTTCCATCCTCCGCAAATACACGCTCATGAAATGCAATCGTAACATAGCGGTCAAACAGTTGTGCGCTGTCATAGTCAATGCTGGTAATTTGCTTTGCTTTTTTACCAGCTGACTGCACTGCTTTTTTCTCATATGCCTTGACCACAGCATTGAGACCTTTTTCTTTAAATGCAGGATATGTAAAAGATACAAATGCTTCATTTTCGTATTCTTCACTGACCTGCTGAATATCCCCATACTCCTTACCGGATGTATTGTAAGCCTTATATTCCTCATATGGATCTGTAAACAGCATTCCGCTGATCTTCCATAAACCAAAGCCTGCCGTTGCAATCAGCACAACACAAATACCCACCAGAATCCCCAACCGGTCTTTTCTCAGTTTTTTTCTTTTCGTATTCATAATCCCTCCAAAACAGCTATCTGGTAATATTATAGCATTCTTTTACAATATTTACCTAAGAATAGTCAAAATCATGAAAACTTTAGAAATGCTTCCGGTAGGTTCTTATATGAAAAATACAGAGCTTGGCCATCCTGTAAATATTGTTTTAATGAAAATCTGTATCATTTACTTATAGCATAGCTGGCCATCCTGTAATCATACTGCAGCCAGATGCAGTAAGTTCCATAAGCACATGGTTTAAATCCTACAGAAGCCGTTGGATACATAGCTTCATCCTGTACTTCAACATAAAAAAGCTGGAAATCCTGCTGATCAGGCGAAGCCTGCTGTTATGAGTAAAGAAAGAATTATTAAAAGCTGCTTTGTAGAATGAAGATGAAAAAGCCATACCTGCTGCAGTATGGCTGTATATTCTCAATCTGATAACATAAGGTAAGGCATATAAAAATCTTTAAACGTTCGATTATTTTATAGAAGCTGGAATGACGACATTTTCATTCACCAGCTTCTCGTTTTTATACTTGCGCAGGGTGGAAAGGGAAACAAACTGATAGCCCTGTGCCTCCAGCTTTGGCAGCACCTG comes from the Erysipelotrichaceae bacterium 66202529 genome and includes:
- a CDS encoding polysaccharide deacetylase family protein; translated protein: MNTKRKKLRKDRLGILVGICVVLIATAGFGLWKISGMLFTDPYEEYKAYNTSGKEYGDIQQVSEEYENEAFVSFTYPAFKEKGLNAVVKAYEKKAVQSAGKKAKQITSIDYDSAQLFDRYVTIAFHERVFAEDGTPKDTRTTWILYDKRIDKQLTLEDVLRRDYPVLVKKLAEKQGWKKEIKQDFSALSMTKNEIQLHPDQKHTISIPFAEYKKYIRLKDKNIPSLYQGDVQKVKAQPKVDPNRKMIAFTFDDGPSAYTTQVMDLFEQYEGRATFFMLGQNVEANKETVKDMHRRGFELGNHSWDHSMDLAASKHGYMSVSEAAENVYKTQDALYAICGDEPQYFRPPYGAVNKNLLKANYLGYAFWDIDTRDWSSKNAASITSAALSGAKNDNIVILFHDIYEPSVESLKTILPRLKEQGYQFVTYSTLMQYEKDYLLKLDAGYRVPKEYANGH